In a single window of the Bactrocera dorsalis isolate Fly_Bdor chromosome 2, ASM2337382v1, whole genome shotgun sequence genome:
- the LOC105226612 gene encoding probable ATP-dependent RNA helicase DDX55 homolog — MARRKWTDLEKVSLSSPVLEVIESLGFKRTTPVQSASIPLLLQRKDVSVEAVTGSGKTLAFLVPMLEMLQNRHTDTPWTSKEIGALIISPTRELAFQISEVLEKFLQKKELNYFRQKLVVGGSSIDEDISAIKKDNPCILICTPGRLEDLFERKGDLNLAGRVKSLELLVLDEADRLLDLGFKATINNILNYLPRQRRTGLFSATQTTEVTDLIRAGLRNPVRVSVKEKSNISTPIKLQNFYKIVQPEEKFLSLLHFLRSPLASHVKVMVFFPTCACVEYWMTIMTHFLPNRCILGIHGKMKNKRKITVEKFRQATDAVLLSTDVLARGLDVPEIDWVVQWDPPANASSFVHRVGRTARQGNEGNALVYLLPTEDAYITFLKINQKVELSELQDVNHNSEELEETLQKLHSLQLKDKDVFDKGTRAFVSHVQAYTKHECNAILRLKDLDLGRVATAYGLLQMPRMPELKNCETTTFVGPKCDVDISKLSYKNPQKEKIRQEKLKVYEESGIWPGKKKFKKRTEAWEQTKKAKMDSKTKKELRKAKKQRKIENGAPGDKTKKRKPQYTQEDLDELANDIRLFKKLKRNKISEEDFDKEMGIED; from the exons ATGGCTCGTAGAAAATGGACCGACCTAGAAAAAGTATCACTTTCCTCACCAGTTCTCGAAGTAATTGAAAGCTTAGGATTTAAGAGGACTACTCCGGTTCAA AGTGCTTCAATACCGTTACTGCTTCAAAGAAAAGATGTCAGTGTCGAAGCAGTGACAGGTTCCGGGAAGACACTAGCTTTTTTGGTGCCTATGTTAGAGATGTTACAAAATCGTCACACTGATACCCCTTGGACGTCCAAAGAAATTGGTGCGCTAATTATATCACCAACGCGTGAACTTGCCTTTCAGATATCTGAAGTTCTagagaaatttttgcaaaaaaaagaattgaattaTTTCCGTCAGAAATTGGTCGTGGGAGGCAGCAGCATAGACGAAGACATTTCTGCGATTAAAAAAGACAACCCATGTATTTTAATATGTACGCCAGGCCGATTGGAGGATTTATTTGAGAGAAAAGGTGATCTTAACCTTGCCGGCAGGGTAAAAAGTTTG gAATTGCTTGTGCTTGATGAAGCTGACCGATTACTTGATTTGGGCTTCAAAGCAACTATTAACAACATTCTTAATTATTTACCTAGACAACGTCGAACGGGATTATTTTCTGCAACTCAAACTACAGAAGTAACAGATCTTATTCGTGCCGGACTAAGGAATCCTGTTCGAGTTTCGGTTAAAGAAAAATCCAACATTAGTACaccaataaaattgcaaaatttttataaaatcgttCAACCTGAGGAAAAGTTTTTATCTCTTCTACATTTCTTACGCTCACCACTTGCTTCTCATGTAAAAGTTATGGTTTTCTTTCCTACTTGCGCATGTGTGGAATACTGGATGACAATCATGACACATTTTCTACCTAATCGCTGTATATTGGGGATACAtggcaaaatgaaaaataaacgcAAAATTACTGTGGAAAAATTCAGACAGGCGACGGACGCGGTGTTACTCTCTACTGATGTACTAGCACGTGGTCTAGATGTACCTGAAATTGACTGGGTGGTACAATGGGATCCGCCAGCAAATGCAAGTAGTTTTGTACATCGCGTAGGGCGTACAGCTCGGCAGGGTAACGAAGGCAATGCTTTAGTATATCTACTGCCAACGGAAGATGcttatattacatttttaaagataaaCCAAAAAGTTGAACTAAGTGAACTGCAGGATGTCAATCACAATAGCGAAGAACTGGAGGAAACTCTACAAAAACTACATTCTCTGCAA TTAAAGGATAAAGATGTTTTTGATAAAGGAACTCGTGCCTTCGTATCACACGTCCAGGCATACACAAAGCATGAATGTAACGCAATTTTGCGTTTAAAAGATTTGGATTTGGGAAGAGTAGCTACAGCTTACGGATTACTTCAAATGCCACGCATGCCAGAATTGAAGAATTGTGAAACAACGACTTTTGTTGGACCTAAATGTGATGTAGATATATCAAAATTAAGCTATAAGAATCCTCAAAAGGAAAAAATACGACAAGAAAAACTTAAGGTTTATGAAGAAAGTGGTATATGGCCGGGGaagaaaaagttcaaaaagcGTACGGAAGCCTGGGAACAAACGAAGAAGGCGAAAAtggattcaaaaactaaaaaggAACTAAGAAAAGCTAAGAAGCAGCGAAAAATCGAAAACGGAGCGCCAGGcgataaaacaaagaaaaggaagCCCCAATATACACAAGAAGATTTAGACGAACTAGCTAACGATATACGCCTATTTAAGAAgctgaaaagaaataaaatttctgaaGAGGATTTCGATAAAGAAATGGGTATTGAGGATTAG
- the LOC105226613 gene encoding DNA replication licensing factor Mcm2 codes for MADQVSSPPPATPSDVDDRRELRAAMTSPVGDFEPFENEDEILGDQTIRDEEEEDGEELFGDNMENDYRPMPELDHYDPAMLDDDEDFSELSQGERHAAEAEMRKRDRALGIHRDDRDLGFDHSDDDDDVGPRAKRRAAEKATEGEMEDAEMIESIENLEDTKGHSTKEWVSMLGPRTEIANRFQSFLRTFVDERGTYTYRDRIRRMCEQNKSSFVVSYTDLANKEHVLAYFLPEAPFQMLEIFDKVAKEMVLSIFPTYERVTTEIHVRISELPLIEELRTFRKLHLNQLVRTLGVVTATTGVLPQLSVIKYDCVKCGYVLGPFVQSQNTEVKPGSCPECQSAGPFSINMEQTLYRNYQKITLQESPGRIPAGRIPRSKDVILLADLCDLCKPGDELEVTGIYTNNYDGSLNTEQGFPVFATVIIANHIVVKDSKQVVQSLTDEDIATIQKLSKDPRIAERIIASMAPSIYGHEYIKRALALALFGGESKNPGDKHKVRGDINLLICGDPGTAKSQFLKYTEKIAPRAVFTTGQGASAVGLTAYVRRNPISREWTLEAGALVLADQGVCLIDEFDKMNDQDRTSIHEAMEQQSISISKAGIVTSLQARCTVIAASNPIGGRYDPSMTFSENVNLSEPILSRFDVLCVVKDEFDPMQDQHLAKFVVNSHIKHHPSSEEYVEDSQPTGVAEIPQDLLRQYIIYAKENVRPKLTNIDEDKIAKMYAQLRQESFATGSLPITVRHIESVIRMSEAHARMHLRENVTEADVSMSIRMMLESFIEAQKFSVMKKMRTAFQKYLSFQKDHSELLFFILRQLTLDQLAYIRCKEGPSATHVEIMERDLIERAKQLDIFNLKPFYDSEIFKQNGFSYDPKRRTILQIVTEAAV; via the exons atggCG GATCAAGTGAGTTCTCCTCCTCCAGCGACGCCTAGCGATGTTGACGACCGACGTGAATTGCGTGCTGCTATGACTTCGCCCGTTGGTGATTTTGAACCATTCGAAAATGAAGATGAAATCCTTGGAGATCAAACTATACGAGACGAAGAGGAGGAAGATGGTGAGGAATTGTTTGGGGATAACATGGAGAACGACTATCGTCCTATGCCAGAGTTGGACCACTACGATCCCGCAATGTTAGACGACGATGAGGACTTCTCAGAATTGTCTCAAGGCGAGCGACACGCAGCTGAAGCTGAAATGCGAAAACGTGATCGCGCTCTGGGTATACATCGGGATGATCGTGATCTGGGTTTTGATCACAGTGATGACGACGATGATGTCGGTCCACGCGCGAAGCGCCGAGCTGCAGAAAAAGCAACCGAAGGCGAAATGGAAGATGCAGAAATGATAGAATCCATAGAAAACTTGGAAGATACAAAAGGACATTCTACAAAGGAGTGGGTCAGCATGCTTGGACCTCGCACGGAAATTGCTAATCGTTTTCAGTCTTTTTTGCGCACATTTGTTGACGAGCGTGGTACTTACACATACAGGGATCGTATTCGTCGGATGTGCGAGCAAAATAAGTCGTCATTTGTGGTGTCTTATACGGATTTAGCTAATAAGGAACACGTATTGGCATATTTCCTACCTGAAGCTCCTTTTCAAATGCTAGAAATATTCGACAAAGTTGCAAAAGAAATGGTTTTGTCTATTTTCCCTACTTACGAACGAGTAACAACTGAAATTCATGTCCGCATATCAGAGTTACCTCTTATAGAAGAATTACGTACCTTCCGCAAACTACATTTGAATCAGCTTGTGCGTACTTTGGGTGTGGTTACTGCAACAACTGGAGTGTTACCTCAACTTTCAGTTATTAAATATGATTGTGTAAAATGTGGTTACGTTTTAGGACCATTTGTACAATCACAAAACACTGAAGTAAAACCGGGATCTTGCCCAGAATGTCAAAGTGCTGGACCATTTTCG atCAATATGGAGCAAACGCTTTATCGCAATTATCAAAAGATCACTTTGCAAGAATCACCTGGTCGCATTCCCGCTGGTCGGATACCGAGAAGCAAGGACGTGATTCTTTTGGCGGATCTATGCGATTTGTGTAAACCAGGCGATGAATTGGAGGTGACTGGTATTTACACGAACAATTATGATGGTTCTTTAAACACAGAACAAGGGTTTCCAGTTTTCGCTACTGTTATTATAGCGAATCACATTGTAGTAAAGGACAGTAAACAAGTCGTACAATCCCTTACGGATGAGGATATAGCAACTATTCAAAAACTAAGCAAAGATCCGAGAATCGCAGAAAGAATTATCGCTTCAATGGCTCCTTCCATATATGGACACGAATATATTAAACGTGCTCTAGCCTTGGCACTATTCGGTGGAGAGTCTAAAAACCCTGGTGACAAACACAAAGTTAGAGGTGATATAAATTTGCTCATATGTGGAGATCCCGGAACAGCAAAATCACAGTTTTTGAAATACACCGAAAAGATAGCACCACGCGCTGTTTTCACAACTGGACAAGGTGCCAGTGCTGTAGGTTTGACTGCCTACGTTCGTCGGAATCCAATATCACGTGAGTGGACTTTAGAAGCAGGAGCTTTAGTGCTGGCCGACCAAGGCGTATGTCTTATTGACGAGTTTGATAAAATGAATGACCAAGATCGAACATCCATTCATGAAGCCATGGAACAACAGTCAATCTCAATATCAAAAGCTGGTATTGTAACCTCTTTACAAGCGCGCTGTACAGTCATAGCAGCTTCCAATCCAATTGGTGGTCGATATGATCCGTCGATGACCTTTTCGGAAAATGTCAATCTTTCAGAACCAATCCTCTCACGTTTCGACGTACTTTGTGTAGTTAAAGACGAGTTCGATCCGATGCAAGATCAACATCTGGCTAAGTTCGTAGTAAATTCACACATCAAACACCATCCATCAAGTGAGGAGTATGTAGAAGATTCCCAGCCAACGGGAGTGGCTGAAATACCACAAGATCTTTTGCGTCAGTATATTATTTATGCCAAGGAAAATGTGCGCCCTAAACTCACG AATATTGATGAAGATAAAATAGCGAAAATGTATGCACAACTTCGCCAGGAGTCCTTTGCTACCGGTTCGTTGCCAATAACCGTAAGACATATAGAAAGTGTAATCCGCATGTCGGAAGCACATGCTCGTATGCATTTGCGTGAGAATGTTACTGAGGCTGATGTTAGCATGTCCATACGCATGATGTTGGAGAGCTTCATTGAAGCCCAAAAGTTCAGTGTAATGAAGAAAATGCGCACAGCATTCCAAAAGTATCTTTCCTTCCAAAAGGATCACTCAGAATTGCTCTTCTTTATTCTTCGACAATTAACACTCGACCAACTAGCCTATATTCGATGTAAAGAGGGACCTTCGGCAACGCATGTGGAAATAATGGAACGCGATCTCATTGAGCGAGCCAAACAATtggacatttttaatttaaaaccgTTCTATGAttctgaaattttcaaacaaaatggGTTCTCCTACGACCCGAAGCGGCGAACAATTCTACAGATAGTCACAGAAGCCGCGGTGTAA